A DNA window from Anastrepha ludens isolate Willacy chromosome 6, idAnaLude1.1, whole genome shotgun sequence contains the following coding sequences:
- the LOC128868631 gene encoding putative glycerophosphocholine phosphodiesterase GPCPD1 homolog 2, with the protein MPALSKFVCRKLTCRGNFKNLFLNSCVHFAKNHRSLLVNLMKFQTTSTMTAEPAASVNFMVNLSGIRIALHEVVGVMGNQEALGVWDIQLAPLLKRSEDDYNEWSVVVELSPQKLIRYRYFIAAVDKATRAVQVRRWEAHERAREIMLQCTEDKCVDRFGCMCPNKPKVRKAWLNTGHVVLFKLFHALEFKENFPLLSDEEVRIKLEPVHPEFMLPLLPSARAYVQYSSMLYGGSQMKDQPDLGVVFKNDTLLFQVITVDKALVGYLMKLNLSNESTGCVQFLGQQYISPEALNTSEGQFTVSFNGISNGLEVAKLQINYLVVNAMPEWKVQLNTTFLQYWPNRWKGLDIGHRGMGRSFIANNPAPITENTLLSMNGAFKAGADMVEFDVMLTRDMVPIIFHDFDVLTCTKLEAPITKDDLSLKAIKDFTYEELQHLKTYQIVNDEIVEYAAPSSLCDENERLFPTLKEFFAKTNRFLGCNMDIKWPQAFYKGGVESIQTIDKNDFVDAILQVVKEASWGRVCCFSSFDADICIMLRFKQNMYPVFLLVSKILPGYLDPRTHCLHPAVSTAQAFDLNGIVPAASIFKTHPDAVALANHQHKWVMLWDDEIRDRASVDWYKQQGVHGVIYDRIESILDNDKRNIFAQDEKLQRLFGLQLSCVCR; encoded by the coding sequence ATGCCTGCGTTGTCAAAATTTGTATGCCGTAAATTAACATGCCgtggaaattttaaaaatttgtttctaaattCTTGTGTACATTTCGCTAAAAATCATCGGTCGTTGTTggttaatttaatgaaattccAAACAACTTCAACAATGACTGCCGAACCTGCAGCGAGTGTAAATTTTATGGTGAATTTGTCTGGGATCCGCATAGCGCTCCATGAAGTTGTCGGTGTGATGGGCAATCAAGAGGCGCTTGGCGTCTGGGATATACAGTTGGCGCCACTCTTAAAGCGCTCCGAAGATGATTATAACGAATGGTCTGTTGTGGTTGAGTTGTCGCCTCAGAAGTTAATACGTTATCGCTACTTTATCGCCGCCGTGGACAAAGCGACGCGTGCTGTACAAGTGCGACGTTGGGAGGCGCACGAGCGCGCGCGGGAAATCATGTTGCAATGCACGGAAGATAAATGTGTCGATAGGTTTGGCTGCATGTGCCCCAATAAACCGAAAGTGCGTAAAGCTTGGCTAAATACAGGACATGTGGTGCTCTTCAAATTATTCCATGCATTGGAGTTCAAAGAGAACTTTCCATTGCTGTCGGACGAGGAAGTGCGTATCAAATTGGAACCTGTTCATCCGGAATTCATGCTGCCCCTTCTGCCATCTGCGCGTGCTTATGTTCAATACTCCAGTATGCTATATGGTGGCAGCCAAATGAAAGATCAACCCGATTTGGGAGTAGTGTTCAAAAACGATACATTGTTGTTTCAAGTAATAACGGTGGACAAAGCGCTGGTGGGCTACTTGATGAAGTTGAATTTGTCGAATGAGTCGACTGGTTGCGTACAGTTTCTGGGCCAGCAATATATTTCGCCTGAGGCATTGAATACCAGTGAGGGTCAATTTACAGTAAGTTTTAATGGAATCTCGAATGGTTTGGAAGTGGCTAAGTTACAAATCAATTACTTGGTTGTGAATGCTATGCCCGAGTGGAAGGTGCAATTGAACACAACCTTCTTGCAGTATTGGCCGAACCGTTGGAAAGGATTGGACATTGGACATCGCGGCATGGGACGTAGTTTCATTGCGAACAACCCAGCGCCAATTACCGAGAATACGTTGCTTTCTATGAATGGAGCTTTCAAAGCAGGCGCAGACATGGTCGAATTCGATGTTATGCTTACTAGAGATATGGTGCCTATCATCTTTCATGACTTTGATGTACTTACATGTACGAAGTTGGAAGCCCCGATTACCAAAGATGACCTTTCATTGAAAGCAATCAAGGACTTTACTTATGAGGAGCTGCAGCATTTGAAAACTTATCAAATCGTAAATGATGAAATCGTGGAATATGCTGCGCCTAGCAGCTTATGTGACGAGAATGAGCGTCTCTTTCCAACGCTGAAAGAGTTCTTCGCTAAGACAAACAGATTTCTTGGTTGTAACATGGACATCAAGTGGCCGCAAGCGTTCTACAAAGGCGGCGTGGAGAGTATACAGACCATCGATAAGAACGACTTCGTCGATGCTATACTGCAGGTGGTGAAGGAAGCCAGTTGGGGGCGCGTTTGCTGTTTTAGTTCTTTTGACGCGGACATCTGCATTATGCTTCGCTTCAAGCAAAATATGTACCCAGTATTCTTATTGGTGTCGAAAATTTTGCCTGGGTATTTGGACCCACGCACACATTGTCTACATCCGGCTGTGAGTACCGCACAGGCATTTGATTTGAATGGCATTGTGCCGGCAGCGAGTATTTTCAAAACTCATCCAGACGCAGTGGCTTTGGCCAACCATCAACATAAGTGGGTTATGTTGTGGGACGACGAGATACGTGATCGCGCTTCCGTTGATTGGTACAAGCAGCAGGGCGTACATGGCGTAATATACGATCGCATTGAATCAATCCTGGACAACGATAAACGGAATATTTTCGCACAGGATGAAAAATTGCAAAGGCTTTTCGGTCTACAACTCAGCTGTGTTTGCCGTTAA